The window CATGGCACGGGGTGTTACCTATGTCGTGTGACGAGCGGTCGCGTTCGCTCCTGTTTCACCGACACGGGAATAGGTCGTCTTCGGAGAACATCGAACACGAGTTCACATGCTCCCCCCCCTGGATTTATGTGACACGTCCAATGCAATTGCATGAgctcatcatttgatttatttggACCGCAGAAGCATGATTGACCTGTGATTGCATAGAATCGTTAATCATGCAACTGAGGAGGAGCACATCGAGGATCTGATTGACTGATTGATTGCTTGCATGAATACATGCTATCAATGGGACACGCCGGTCTGTCGCGGCGTAAGTCGGAGCTTAAGTCGTGACGTGGTGCAGGGGCATTTTGTGCTACTAACTACACCTTATAATGGCCATTCCTCACGCTTCTCCCCCACACTGCACACACCACACACTCCTTGTCtcaccttcttctttcttctcctcttaCTCCTCGATCCGGTGTAGTTTCTTGAGTTCCTATCAGTAGAATCGTAGTAGCATTCGCTGTCCTAGCAATGCAGCGAGCTTTTCCTCTCCTCGCCGCTTCTCTCCTGCTGCTGGCCGCGGCCGCCACCTTGCCGGTGGCGCGCGGCCACAATATAACCAAGATCCTGGCGCAGCACCCGGAGTTCTCCACCTTCAACCACTACCTTGCCGTCACGCACCTGGCTAACGAGATCAACCGCCGGCTCACCATCACGGTGCTGGCCGTCGACAACTCAGGCATGGGGGACCTCCTCGCAAAGCACCTGTCGATCCTCACCCTTCGCAACGTCCTCGCCCTCCACATCCTCACCGACTACTACGGCGCCAAGAAGCTCCACCAACTTACCGGTGgctccaccatctcctcctccgtCTTCCAGTCCTCCGGCCATGCACCCGGCACCACCGGCTACATCAACATCACCGATCACCGACGTGGCAAGGTCACGTTCATCACCGAGGACGCCGGTGGCGCTGCGCCCGCCGTCTTCGTCAAGTCCGTGAAGGAGATCCCCTATAACATCTCCATCCTGCAGATAAGCACCATCCTCACCTCCCCCGAGGCGGAGGCCCCCGTGGCGGCGCCCGCACCCGTCAACCTCACCGAGGCCATGAGCCGGAAGGGCTGCAAGGCCTTCGCCGACATGCTCCTTGCCCGCCGCGACGTCCTACAGACCTTTCAGGACAACCTCGACAGCGGGCTCACCGTCTTCTGCCCCGACGACGATGCCGTCACGGCTTTCGCCCCCAAGTACAAGAACCTCACAGCCGAAGGCAAGGCCTCCCTCCTTCTCTTCCACGGCGTGCCCGTGTACTACTCCCCCCAGCTCCTCAAGAGCAACGCCGCCGCCATGAGCACCCTGGCCACCAGCGGCCACAGCAAGAACTTCCACTACAGTGTGAGGACCGATGGCGACTCCATCACGCTCAAGACCCACATCGTAACCGCCACCATCACCTCCACCGTCGTCGACCAGGACCCCGACGCTATCTACGCCGTCGACAAGGTGCTCGAGCCCCGGGAGCTGTTCAAGGTCCCCGAGGTCGTCAAGGCCGACGCCCCCGCACCGGCCCCAGCCGCCCCCGCGCCCAAGAAGGCCAAGCACGCGCACGGAGCCAAGCATGCGTCGCCACCCACCCCGGCCGGCCCGGACGAGGCGCCCGCGGACGCAGACGAGGAGGCGTCGGACAATGCTGCATCCAGTGTCGGCGCCGCCGCCGGGAGGTGGCTCACCACCGCCGCGGCTGCTACTGTAGCGGCAGCAGTCATATCAGTCCTCTAATAAACTAAGGttcttgtattcttcttcttcttctttttcaccCTCTGTGCTATAAATTATTCTCCTTTTCCGCCCTTTTTCTGCCTTGGTAATTTCATGATTTGAGAGGGGGAATAATTACAAGGGAGAGACTCATATAATCTACTATATATTCTATAGTAGTATTATACTCTCTCTTCCTCTGGTGGGTTTGTCCTGTAGGTTGTGTGTGCTTTTGAATGGTGATGATTACTTTATAATCTGACACTGTTTGGAGATTGGACTTTGGATTCAGTGCAGGGTTTACTCTTTTGACTGCAGAGTCTCACTTGTGTCTTAGATCACAGAACTATATATTCTTCTTGTCCACTATATATAACACTACCATGGTACAATGGAAGCATGCTTAATTGGATCTAGCGAACTAAAAATGAAGGAAGAGTTCATGACAGCTGTGGTCACACTGTGAGGGTGGAGTGGGAGAGACAATGAGAACAAGATTGGTGCACATGGTGTGCCAGCGGAAAGCCAGACACCAGCATTCACTCCTGGTATCATCACTTCAGTGGCACTACAGAGTCTTAGCAGCAGTACAAATGAGTTGACTGTCCAAAGTTGAGGTCCTCTTTCACCATTCTAGGTGTGCAATAAATTGGGGTAGGTTGCTGTGGTGGGTCCTGCACTGACCCCACCATTGAATCAAACACCTAATGATTGATTTGATCATTTGAGCTGGAGGACATTGTTCATCACAATCGTCATATCGTTCCTTCCTAATCCCAAATGACTTCATTATAGGAAGGCAATCAATCACAGAAAGTCATGGTTTCCTTTCCTGATACCACCAACATGGCCAGCTGCAGAGCAGACATGACAAGCTCTCTTTGGAGTAGCTTTCTTGTGTGTATATGTACATACCAACTTAAAGATGATATATACCGGTGCCAAAACAAATGCTTTGGATCAGAAGCACTTTCCACCTAATGACACTCTATTCATCAAGTAATGAAACCAAACTTTGTACAAAGCTCAATTGGTCTAATAAATTATACAGAAATGCATCGTTCATGTTATCTAAGATATGTAAGCATATGACATCACCAAATCACTACTGGATTTACTGAGTCACTATACTTGACTGCAACATGAGAGAGCTCCTATCATGGCAACTGTTCTTCATCAACCAATTTACAAGCATACAACAGTTTTCAGTCGTCCATTGTTAATGGTTTATGCTTTCAGATGTTTCGATAATCTAAGACACACACGATACAGTTTATCCGAAGTTTAATATGTAAATTATTGGTGTATCTTGATCAGTACAATTCACAGCGATTCGCAGTTTCTAGGACTCCAAAGTGGAACAGAAGCAAACAAGTTAATTAGCCTCTCAGTTCTACGAGGAGCCTCTCTGAAGAAGCGAGTGCGGAGGAAGGAATACACAATGATGTTACACCTAGTCAAACAGGCGAAGGCGTCCAGTCCGACACGAGGAAGATCACAAAAACAAACTGTTTGGACAGCCACTAGCTGGTATCAACCTTTTGCCTCTTTGGAGCTTGTTCAGACCCCTCAATGTTGCTCTCTGGTCTTCCTGAGTCTCCAATTACTTGATTAATGGGTGAATGGTCAAAGCGATCCTACAATGAGAACAAGGATCGAAAACCCTGAGCTAGTAGTATTTAAACACGATAAGGTCTTCAAGAGTGGATTATCATCCATCCAACTATATTTCTGCCAGCAACACTAGCCCTTGCAACTCTAATGTTAGGTCCAACCATCTTAAGTAGTTGCTCGGTAGGTCCATGTCCAACTATAGTGATAGAATCCCAATTTAACGAAGCATACCTTGACAATGTTTTCAATAATTGTCAACGAGATCAATTAATTAATGAGCATTGCATCTAGGAAAAGTAGGAAAAGAAGAAACTCATGATGTTGAATAACAGAATATATTCAGTAGAAGTTCCATTAGAAACATGTAAACCTACAATGGATTTATTCAGTAGCATTGTCTAGCATGAAAACTTAGATGAAAGGCATGTATCAGCATGGATTCAACATGTTCAATGATCATGTTATCTGGTTCGGTTGCTATGCCAAGGATAATGCACAAACAAAATATTTATACCTTTGCACTGGACATATTAGTGGTGGTAGTCCTTCTGCTTGCACGTCTACCAAGATTAATCTGCACAGAGATGCTGGCTTGAGACATATCCACTCCTGCGCTGGCCATAGCTTGTGATACTGTGGTCAATAGCCTACATGCATACAATCCATATGGAACTCATTCCACAATCACCAATAAGACATAATTTTCGGACAAGCATGACAAGATGTTCTGAAGAAAAATCTAGTAGTTTAATGAAGCCTGACCCTTGGGTATAGACACTAGAAATACTGATCGTGCCCTCATCAATTGTTAGCTCttcttgttcattcaacatatcaTTGCTCACGGTGCAGTCGGCCATGCACGATGAACTTTGCCACTCAGATTGAGTCTGGGATACTAAATTATCTGAGTCTGaaatcaccctctcctgaggctgCATAAAGCCGGAGCCCCTTCCAACAGTAGCATAATAGTTTGACTGCATGGGAACAAGCACCGTACCAGGACTCATATCAGCTTCTGCTAAATTATGTGCATTTGAGAGAGAAGTTGGTGCCCTGGGGATGCTATTATCAACAAACTTTCCAGCAAACAAAAGGCCAGATTGAGGACCATTTTTCGTAAGGTTAGGAGGGTCAGCTATACCATCTCTAGGGCCTTGATTGCTACTCTGGTGCAAGCCAAGAGAAAACATTAGTCAAATCTAAAAACTTCTATTGGGCTACTATTATAATGTCTTTAACAGTTTGTTAATCTTCTCCAAATGCACACTAGGAAGTGCTCCATAGTCGAAAATACACACACAAACATTTAcatgtatagagagagagagtagtagaAACATCATGCGAACAATTTTAACCCAGGGAATGAAAATTTCAATCCAGGGGATGATTTACCCTTTCATACATCCTAGAGAAACCAGGTATATCATTTCTAACCTCAAAAAATCACAAGAACACATAAGGACCTTAAAGTTGTAAAAAGAACGATACTAAAATTAAAAAACTGATAATTTAGGCTATCATTGGTGGAGCACACTGTTCAGTTCAGTTTTGCTAAATTTCCAAATCAAACTGCACTTGGTCAATTTTCCAGAATCTGAAACTGAAATAAGCAAAATAACAAGAACAATCAGATCAAACTGGGCTTAAGATGTCCATTTCAGTTTGAATTTTaattcaatttttaaattataagatATATTGAAGATAAAAAGCAGTATTAAGTAAGTTGACTCGAAAGTCAATAGACCCGAAAGCTTTTCAGTAATTTATGATTGATTCACAAATCAGTATTCATTTCTTGTATGTACATGGAGGTTATATCttcattttcttttcatatttgtGTATCAGGTGAACTCTCAAATAAAATAGTCGTCATTTTTCCATAGATGTACACTCTCTTCCATTGATGTATGCTCTCTTCTCACATACAAGGAACTTCACATATTACTCATAAATGGAGTGAGATCAACCAGTTTGCAGGTATAATTAATAAGTacgtaaaataatatataaatacaaGAAGACGAGGTCCATAGGAATTCCAACAAAACATATAAATACAAGAAGAATAAATTGCAATATGTGGACTGTAAGTGAACTATTTCTTCCactaatgaaatgaagaaaaagaaagcaatgtTTCCTCCTTGCAAGTATATTAGTCAAATTTGTTGGCCTTCAGATATTTATGGACCGTCAGCATGTTCAAACATTGTTCTTTAGAACATTTAATAAATCAATGAACACAAAGATAGCCGGAAATGTGATTTCATGCAAAaagcatatatatacacatttgtTTTCATTCCAAATTTGCGAAAGAAAAATGGTAGAAGATTACCCATGGCATCAATTTTTCATTTTCCTGATTCCAACCTGGGAATGATTCATACTTTTGTACCTTCTCTTGTAAAAATTTAATGTACTCAATAACCTGCACAGGGACCAGATCTTATGAAGTGCAATTCCAAACAACTTAacctcaaagaaaaaaaaaatcagaatatgCAACTACCTCCAAAAGGAATGATGCTTTATCCCTCTTCTGATCACTATGTGGTATGAGGTCTCTAAGTATCTGAAATCTGTACATAAGGAGTATTCACTTTTAGTGCATAATATTATAGTTGCATAGAATCATAACTGGAATAGATTGAATGTAATAGCATAAGGTTTAGTACTAAGAAAACTTGTTGTTACATTTTGATTTTTCTAGTATTCCAAAAATTAGGCAATAAaattcaattttaatttaaaacaaaaactttagaCGTAACTACGAAAGCCCCGACAAATGTGAAAAAGTAAATGAAGCAACAAAACTTGTGGCAGTTTCTGCTGTAATCTTAAAATATCAATATAGTCTTGGACACTGAAATCAATTATCCATGTCAAATCCTGTTGGATGAAAATATCCACCTTATCATGCCTTCATGGATAGCCATGCAAATACCATATAAGTTCTCACTTCTCACCAAAATATTGCATATTTGACATCTCATGCCAGCATATAGGTGGGCACAGATGAAGGTTCCTTGTTAGGGATAGCATATTACCCCAAGTCAGTCTGCAAAAGCATACAGAGGAGGGACTAACATGATTGTCGTAACACCatattaaatttatcatataactAAGAGAAATATTTTGATATCACTAATAACAGGACTCGATATTGCAATGTAGGTAAAGTATCTTTTAGTGGAATATTTATGTTAGTTTTAAGATAGTTAGCTACAAGCATAATCAAATTGTCATTACTGATATCAAAATCAGATTGTTCTTGGCACATCCAGAATCCTAGCAATGACATGTTG of the Musa acuminata AAA Group cultivar baxijiao chromosome BXJ3-2, Cavendish_Baxijiao_AAA, whole genome shotgun sequence genome contains:
- the LOC135631962 gene encoding transcription factor BIM2-like isoform X3; its protein translation is MESVSRSSGEEDEMGRTQRSSRRVELTVNVDGKSGEQKPGTPTTPRSKHSATEQRRRCKINDRFQILRDLIPHSDQKRDKASFLLEVIEYIKFLQEKVQKYESFPGWNQENEKLMPWSNYYATVGRGSGFMQPQERVISDSDNLVSQTQSEWQSSSCMADCTVSNDMLNEQEELTIDEGTISISSVYTQGLLTTVSQAMASAGVDMSQASISVQINLGRRASRRTTTTNMSSAKDRFDHSPINQVIGDSGRPESNIEGSEQAPKRQKVDTS
- the LOC135631962 gene encoding transcription factor BIM2-like isoform X2; amino-acid sequence: MESVSRSSGEEDEMGRTQRSSRRVELTVNVDGKSGEQKPGTPTTPRSKHSATEQRRRCKINDRFQILRDLIPHSDQKRDKASFLLEVIEYIKFLQEKVQKYESFPGWNQENEKLMPWSSNQGPRDGIADPPNLTKNGPQSGLLFAGKFVDNSIPRAPTSLSNAHNLAEADMSPGTVLVPMQSNYYATVGRGSGFMQPQERVISDSDNLVSQTQSEWQSSSCMADCTVSNDMLNEQEELTIDEGTISISSVYTQGLLTTVSQAMASAGVDMSQASISVQINLGRRASRRTTTTNMSSAKVCFVKLGFYHYSWTWTYRATT
- the LOC135631962 gene encoding transcription factor BIM2-like isoform X1, with protein sequence MESVSRSSGEEDEMGRTQRSSRRVELTVNVDGKSGEQKPGTPTTPRSKHSATEQRRRCKINDRFQILRDLIPHSDQKRDKASFLLEVIEYIKFLQEKVQKYESFPGWNQENEKLMPWSSNQGPRDGIADPPNLTKNGPQSGLLFAGKFVDNSIPRAPTSLSNAHNLAEADMSPGTVLVPMQSNYYATVGRGSGFMQPQERVISDSDNLVSQTQSEWQSSSCMADCTVSNDMLNEQEELTIDEGTISISSVYTQGLLTTVSQAMASAGVDMSQASISVQINLGRRASRRTTTTNMSSAKDRFDHSPINQVIGDSGRPESNIEGSEQAPKRQKVDTS
- the LOC135631961 gene encoding fasciclin-like arabinogalactan protein 2 gives rise to the protein MQRAFPLLAASLLLLAAAATLPVARGHNITKILAQHPEFSTFNHYLAVTHLANEINRRLTITVLAVDNSGMGDLLAKHLSILTLRNVLALHILTDYYGAKKLHQLTGGSTISSSVFQSSGHAPGTTGYINITDHRRGKVTFITEDAGGAAPAVFVKSVKEIPYNISILQISTILTSPEAEAPVAAPAPVNLTEAMSRKGCKAFADMLLARRDVLQTFQDNLDSGLTVFCPDDDAVTAFAPKYKNLTAEGKASLLLFHGVPVYYSPQLLKSNAAAMSTLATSGHSKNFHYSVRTDGDSITLKTHIVTATITSTVVDQDPDAIYAVDKVLEPRELFKVPEVVKADAPAPAPAAPAPKKAKHAHGAKHASPPTPAGPDEAPADADEEASDNAASSVGAAAGRWLTTAAAATVAAAVISVL